The Saprospiraceae bacterium genome contains the following window.
TACCCCAGCTAAAAGTCTTGATAAAAATTTAGCCATCCATTACATATCACTAGCTAGCTTGGCGTATGATTTAATCAATAGAAAATAAACTATGCTCGACCAAAATACAAAAAGAAAAATAGATTCTGTACGACAAATTCTTGTGGGTAAAGTTCCTGATCCTAAAGCACAAGTAGAGCAAATCACTATAGCACTCATCTATAAATTTATGGATGATATGGACAAGGAATCCCAAGAGTTAGGTGGTGAAGCTAAATTTTTTGCCAATGGATTTTCTAAATACGCTTGGACAAAACTTTTGGATCAAAAACTATCTGGTCAAGAACGGCTTGATCTTTATACGCAATCTATTTCGTCATTATCCAGAAATCAAAACATCCCGCAATTATTCAGAGATATATTTAAAGGTGCATTCTTACCATACAATGACCCAAGAACACTTTCTCTTTTTCTTAAGGAAATAAATGAGTTTACTTATGAACACAGCGAGGATCTTGGTGATGCTTTTGAATACTTACTTTCTGTATTAGGTAGTCAAGGTGATGCTGGTCAATTTCGGACTCCTCGTCATATCATAGATTTTATGGTGGCCGTTATAGACCCCAAGAAGACTGAAAAGATTCTTGATCCGGCCTGTGGCACCGCAGGTTTCCTGATTTCTGCATATAAACATATTTTAAAGACCAATAAAGACAAGCCTCTATCTCCCGAGGAAAAATTAAAGCTAATGAATAACCTGACAGGATACGATATATCTCCTGACATGGTAAAGTTGGCTTTGGTCAATATGTATTTACATGGATTTCCGGAGCCAAAAATATATGAATACGATACCCTTTCCGATGAAAAGCGCTGGGATGAAAATGCTGATGTTATTCTTGCCAATCCACCATTTATGTCACCAAAAGGCGGTATTCAACCTCATAAGCGGTTTTCAGTTCAGTCAAACCGCAGTGAGGTACTCTTTGTGGATTACATGGCAGAACACTTAACCCTTAATGGTCGTGCCGGAATCATTGTGCCGGAAGGGATTATTTTTAAATCCGATGGTGCTTACAAACAATTAAGAAAATATCTAATCGAGAATAACTATTTATTGGCAGTCGTATCTCTACCTGCAGGAGTTTTTAACCCTTATTCTGGTGTAAAGACTTCTATCTTATTTTTAGACAGAGTACTTGCAAAGAAAACTGATAATATTTTATTTGCTAAAGTGGAAGCTGATGGGTTTGACCTGGGAGCGCAACGAAAGGAGATTGGCAATAACGATTTAACTGAAGTGTTGGTATCATTGCATCAATATAAAATTGCATTGGAGAGCACTAAAGAATTTAAAAGTGAAAGCAAAAATGTTTTCCTAATAGAAAAGAAAAAAATCGCCGAGAAAGAAGAATATAATTTATCTGTTGATCGCTATCGTGAAAATGTAAATGTAAAGCAGAGCCATTTTGAAATGGTTGCAATTTCAGAAATTTGCGAAATACAAAGAGGTGGTTCACCAAGGCCAATTGAACAATACATCACAGAAGAACAGGAAGGAATTAACTGGATTAAAATTGGTGATGTTTCT
Protein-coding sequences here:
- a CDS encoding N-6 DNA methylase; amino-acid sequence: MLDQNTKRKIDSVRQILVGKVPDPKAQVEQITIALIYKFMDDMDKESQELGGEAKFFANGFSKYAWTKLLDQKLSGQERLDLYTQSISSLSRNQNIPQLFRDIFKGAFLPYNDPRTLSLFLKEINEFTYEHSEDLGDAFEYLLSVLGSQGDAGQFRTPRHIIDFMVAVIDPKKTEKILDPACGTAGFLISAYKHILKTNKDKPLSPEEKLKLMNNLTGYDISPDMVKLALVNMYLHGFPEPKIYEYDTLSDEKRWDENADVILANPPFMSPKGGIQPHKRFSVQSNRSEVLFVDYMAEHLTLNGRAGIIVPEGIIFKSDGAYKQLRKYLIENNYLLAVVSLPAGVFNPYSGVKTSILFLDRVLAKKTDNILFAKVEADGFDLGAQRKEIGNNDLTEVLVSLHQYKIALESTKEFKSESKNVFLIEKKKIAEKEEYNLSVDRYRENVNVKQSHFEMVAISEICEIQRGGSPRPIEQYITEEQEGINWIKIGDVSENAKFVLSTKEKIKKEGLKKTRMVYDGDFILSNSMSFGRPYIVKITGAIHDGWLLLRMKDKERINQDYLYEVLRSDLTKEQYERLATGGVVRNLNSELVRSVKIPLPPLNIQNAIVSKIKKYQSIINGAKEVVENYKPEFDIKENWQMMELVKVCEINPKILCQIRLLKMVNLFILIFPQ